The Leucothrix mucor DSM 2157 DNA window GCAGAGACTAAAGACACTGCCAAACCAGATGCGCCAGCGCGACCGGTACGACCGATGCGATGCACATAATCTTCCGGCACGTTAGGCAGGTCGAAATTCACCACATACGGCAGATCGATAATATCGATACCACGTGCAGCAATATCCGTCGCCACCAGTGTTTGCACTGCGCCAGCTTTAAAGTCAGCCAGTGCTTTAGTACGCGCGCCTTGGCTCTTATTGCCGTGGATCGCCGTTGCCGGAATGCCAGCTGCATCTAATTGCTTAGCCAAGCGGTTTGCACCGTGCTTAGTCTTAGAGAATACCAACACTTGATGCCATTGGTTTTCTTTAATCAGATTCGCCAGTAATGGAGACTTCTTGCTCTTATCGACCGGGCAAATGTACTGCTCAACCGCTTTAGCTGTTGTATTGCGTGGGCTAACCGAAATCTCAACGGGGTCATTCACAATGCTTTTAGCCAAGCTGCGAATAGAATCAGAGAAGGTTGCGGAGAACATCAGGTTCTGACGCTCTTTAGGCATAAACGACAGAATTTTACGAATGTCGTGAATGAATCCCATATCCAACATGCGATCGGCTTCATCTAAGATCAGGACTTCTACCTGATTAAAGCGAACTGCATTTTGGTTGTACAAATCCAGCAAACGGCCCGGTGTTGCCACCAAGATATCCACGCCTTTGCGCAGCTTCATCATTTGAGGATTAATTTTTACGCCACCGAATACCACGGCAGAGCGTAATGGCAAGTTTTTGCCGTATGTTTCAACGCTATCGCCAACCTGAGCGGCTAGCTCACGCGTTGGAGTCAACACCAGTGCGCGTATTTGATTAGGCTTGGCACGCTCACCAGTTGAAAGAATTTCTAATAAAGGCAGGGTAAAACCTGCAGTTTTTCCGGTTCCGGTTTGAGCCGCAGCCATAACATCCCTACCTGAAAGTACGAGTGGGATGGCTTTTTCTTGGATCGGTGAAGGTGTGTCGTATCCTTGTTCCTTAACGGCTTCAAGGATAGGGGCAGATAAGCCCAGTGAGGCAAAGCTCATATTTTTTCTCTTTTTACTGCGTAATAAGTGTATGTCGCCATAATCAGCGGGCCTGAAGCTTACAGGATCTATAGCTTAAGTACCATCAATGCTTTGTGTACTGTGCGGGTTAGTTTTGTTAACAGTTCGCGCGTAAGCATAGTATTATCAAGGCTATTCTTACCATGCCTGAGGCTATTTCTATTATGCGGTTTCGTTTTCCTGTCGTTATTATTGATGAAGATTTTCGTTCCGAGAACACCTCGGGTTTAGGTATCCGCGCACTGGCCGACGCTATTGAAGCAAATGGCACTGAAGTACTGGGTGTAACCAGCTATGGCGACCTCTCAACCTTTGCCCAACAACAAAGCCGCGCCTGCGCATTTATTCTGGCAATTGATGATGAAGAGTTCGCAGCCGCCAGCGAAGCGGATGAAAATGGTAAGACCGAGCCTCAAGTGATTCGCTCCTTGCGGGCCTTTGTTGAAGAAATCCGCTGGCGCAATGCGGAA harbors:
- a CDS encoding DEAD/DEAH box helicase; protein product: MSFASLGLSAPILEAVKEQGYDTPSPIQEKAIPLVLSGRDVMAAAQTGTGKTAGFTLPLLEILSTGERAKPNQIRALVLTPTRELAAQVGDSVETYGKNLPLRSAVVFGGVKINPQMMKLRKGVDILVATPGRLLDLYNQNAVRFNQVEVLILDEADRMLDMGFIHDIRKILSFMPKERQNLMFSATFSDSIRSLAKSIVNDPVEISVSPRNTTAKAVEQYICPVDKSKKSPLLANLIKENQWHQVLVFSKTKHGANRLAKQLDAAGIPATAIHGNKSQGARTKALADFKAGAVQTLVATDIAARGIDIIDLPYVVNFDLPNVPEDYVHRIGRTGRAGASGLAVSLVSADEINLLQDIEKLINTELERKLIDGFEPTHDVPPSRFGEKQQRPRKPKKPGGSGNRDIPRGDKPARRRRPKPKSTTGASSGNR